DNA from Castor canadensis chromosome 3, mCasCan1.hap1v2, whole genome shotgun sequence:
TAATCATTGTCTCTGGAAATGTTATTATCATAATATTAGTCATCACTGATCCCCGTCTTCATTCccctatgtatttatttttggctaACCTGTCCTTTGTTGATATGTGGCTTTCCTCAAACAGCACTCCTAAGATGATTGGAGATTTTCTCAGGGAGAacaagaccatttcttttggagGCAGCATGGCCCAAATCTTCTTTTCCCATTTCATTGCAGGACTTGAGATGGTGCTCCTAGTGGCAATGGCCTATAACCGCTATGTAGCCATCTGCAAACCACTCCACTACTTCACCATTATGAGCCTGCAAAAGTGCATTGGACTGATAGTGACTGGCTGGACTGTGGGCTTTGTACATGCCATAAGTCAAATTTTTGTAATTGTGCAGCTTCCTTTCTGTGGACCCAGGAAAATAGACAGTTTCTTCTGTGATAGACCACTGGTAATCAACCTAGCCTGCATGGATTCCTATgagttgaaaattttaatgaatattgactGTGGCATTGTGGCTATAAC
Protein-coding regions in this window:
- the LOC109681049 gene encoding olfactory receptor 4K3-like gives rise to the protein MIGDFLRENKTISFGGSMAQIFFSHFIAGLEMVLLVAMAYNRYVAICKPLHYFTIMSLQKCIGLIVTGWTVGFVHAISQIFVIVQLPFCGPRKIDSFFCDRPLVINLACMDSYELKILMNIDCGIVAITCFILLLTSYTYILAIVHQSSKTGASKALSTCTAHITVVVLFFGPCIFIYVWLLNISWMDKFLAVFYSVITPLLNPAIYTLRNTEMKISITRFMSHMWISRKMRDA